In a single window of the Prochlorococcus marinus str. AS9601 genome:
- the ahcY gene encoding adenosylhomocysteinase — protein MVIANSVKTSTPNYVIADISLSDFGRKEIKIAETEMPGLMALRDKYQSEKPLKGAKIAGSLHMTIQTAVLIETLVDLGAEVKWASCNIFSTQDHAAAAIADQGIPVYAKKGETLDEYWQYTHYILDWGSDSPNMILDDGGDATGLLILGSKAEKDLSVLDNPGNEEEIALFNSIKSKLENDSDFYSRIKSNIIGVTEETTTGVARLYQLQKQNALPFPAINVNDSVTKSKFDNLYGCRESLVDSIKRATDVMIAGKVALVMGFGDVGKGSAQSLRGLGAIVKVAEVDPICALQAAMEGFSVVTLDDVVEDIDIFVTATGNYQVITNENLVKMKDEAIVCNIGHFDNEIDVASLKDYPWENIKPQVDHITLPSGNKIILLAEGRLVNLGCATGHPSFVMSNSFTNQVLAQIELFNKSEQYAKEVYVLPKHLDEMVARLHLDKIGAKLTTLTKEQADYINVSVEGPYKPELYRY, from the coding sequence ATGGTTATCGCAAATTCAGTTAAAACCTCTACACCAAATTATGTAATTGCTGATATCTCCTTATCAGATTTTGGCCGTAAAGAAATTAAAATTGCCGAAACGGAAATGCCTGGATTAATGGCACTTAGAGATAAATATCAATCAGAAAAGCCACTAAAAGGTGCAAAAATAGCCGGAAGTTTGCATATGACTATTCAGACTGCAGTCTTAATAGAAACTCTTGTTGATCTTGGGGCAGAAGTGAAATGGGCTTCATGCAATATTTTTTCAACTCAAGATCATGCGGCGGCGGCTATTGCAGATCAAGGAATTCCTGTATACGCAAAAAAAGGTGAGACACTTGATGAATATTGGCAATATACCCACTACATTCTTGATTGGGGTTCAGACTCTCCAAATATGATTCTTGATGATGGTGGGGATGCAACTGGTTTATTGATACTCGGCAGTAAAGCGGAAAAAGATTTGTCTGTTTTAGATAATCCTGGTAATGAAGAAGAAATTGCTTTATTCAACTCTATTAAATCTAAATTAGAAAATGATAGTGACTTCTATTCTAGAATTAAAAGTAATATCATTGGTGTCACTGAAGAAACTACGACAGGAGTTGCAAGACTGTATCAACTGCAAAAGCAAAATGCTTTACCTTTCCCTGCGATCAACGTTAATGATTCAGTAACTAAGAGCAAATTTGATAATTTATATGGCTGTCGCGAATCTTTAGTTGATAGTATAAAGCGCGCAACTGATGTGATGATTGCTGGTAAGGTTGCTTTGGTAATGGGTTTTGGAGATGTAGGTAAAGGTTCAGCCCAGTCATTGCGTGGACTTGGTGCAATCGTAAAAGTTGCTGAAGTTGATCCAATTTGTGCTCTTCAAGCGGCAATGGAAGGTTTTAGCGTTGTTACGTTAGACGATGTTGTGGAGGATATAGATATCTTTGTTACAGCAACTGGGAATTATCAAGTAATTACAAATGAAAATCTCGTCAAGATGAAAGATGAGGCCATAGTTTGTAATATTGGTCATTTCGATAATGAAATTGATGTGGCTTCATTGAAAGATTATCCATGGGAAAATATTAAGCCGCAGGTTGATCACATAACTTTACCGAGTGGCAATAAAATAATTCTTTTAGCCGAAGGTAGATTAGTTAACTTAGGCTGTGCCACTGGACATCCAAGTTTTGTTATGAGTAATTCTTTTACTAACCAAGTATTAGCTCAAATCGAACTTTTCAATAAGTCAGAGCAATATGCGAAAGAGGTTTATGTTTTACCAAAGCATTTAGATGAAATGGTAGCTAGATTACATCTTGATAAAATTGGTGCAAAATTAACAACATTAACTAAGGAACAAGCTGACTATATTAATGTCTCTGTTGAAGGACCTTACAAACCAGAGCTTTATAGATACTAA
- the tsaE gene encoding tRNA (adenosine(37)-N6)-threonylcarbamoyltransferase complex ATPase subunit type 1 TsaE has protein sequence MFVENLKETLNLGKKLSHKLNPQSIILLKGPIGAGKTSFVQGIAKGLSISEDITSPTFALSHHYNSGKIPLIHLDLYRLGNVSSAKEVFFSEEEEAIQRQAILVIEWPELIEPVIDNFWKIEISYAKDYGRNYEIRDPKNLLTFS, from the coding sequence GTGTTTGTTGAAAATTTAAAAGAAACTTTAAATTTAGGAAAAAAACTCTCACACAAATTAAATCCACAATCAATTATTTTATTAAAGGGTCCAATTGGGGCTGGGAAAACTTCATTCGTACAAGGGATTGCTAAAGGCTTATCAATCTCTGAGGACATTACAAGCCCTACATTTGCTTTATCGCATCACTATAACTCCGGAAAAATTCCACTAATCCACCTTGATTTATACAGGTTAGGAAATGTATCTTCAGCAAAGGAAGTTTTTTTTTCTGAAGAAGAAGAGGCAATACAAAGACAAGCTATTTTAGTTATTGAATGGCCAGAATTAATAGAACCAGTTATTGATAATTTCTGGAAAATAGAAATTAGTTACGCAAAAGATTATGGAAGAAACTACGAAATAAGAGATCCCAAAAATTTATTAACCTTTTCATAA
- a CDS encoding carbohydrate kinase family protein, whose protein sequence is MKKKKVICIGEALIDRIRNKSNKGFTDFLGGAPANVACALRKLKIDSIFMGSLGNDDYGKKFISQFDQLGVNLDFLQLNNDSSTRVVNVNRDQFGDRFFSGFEESSHACYADEVLSKKLIEKEILNLEKSFLEIKYLVTGTNLLSSPISAETIFFLIEQANKFEVKIVIDLNWREVFWDHASFSSEISKAARVNLIKNFLNYANVLKLAKEEAILFFEDENPLLISQRLSNRPDVIITDGKNPVLWSINGFQGITETPTSQKIVDTTGAGDAFLAGFISKLISSGYPTSDLEIEDCIKFAGVCGLLTCLGEGAIEQQPYYEKVNKFLGSLIS, encoded by the coding sequence ATGAAAAAGAAAAAGGTTATATGTATTGGTGAGGCTTTAATAGACAGAATCAGAAATAAGTCAAATAAGGGATTTACAGATTTTTTGGGTGGTGCGCCGGCTAATGTCGCTTGTGCATTGAGAAAATTAAAAATAGATTCAATTTTTATGGGAAGTTTGGGTAATGATGATTATGGAAAAAAATTTATTTCGCAATTTGATCAATTGGGAGTTAATTTAGATTTCTTGCAATTAAATAATGATTCATCTACTCGTGTGGTTAATGTAAATAGGGATCAATTTGGAGATCGTTTTTTTTCAGGCTTTGAGGAAAGTTCTCATGCATGCTATGCAGACGAAGTTCTTAGCAAGAAATTAATAGAAAAAGAAATTTTAAATTTGGAGAAATCTTTTCTAGAAATAAAATATTTGGTAACAGGAACGAACTTATTATCATCTCCAATATCAGCAGAGACTATTTTTTTTCTTATTGAACAGGCTAATAAATTTGAAGTCAAAATAGTTATTGATTTGAATTGGAGAGAGGTTTTTTGGGATCATGCAAGTTTCTCATCAGAAATTAGTAAAGCCGCGAGAGTTAATTTAATCAAGAATTTTTTAAATTATGCAAATGTTTTAAAGCTTGCGAAGGAAGAAGCAATTTTGTTTTTTGAGGATGAAAACCCCTTGCTAATATCTCAACGACTGTCTAATAGACCAGATGTAATAATAACTGATGGAAAAAATCCTGTTTTATGGAGCATCAACGGATTTCAGGGAATTACCGAAACTCCTACTTCACAAAAAATTGTTGATACAACCGGGGCAGGCGATGCTTTTCTAGCTGGCTTTATTTCAAAATTAATTTCTTCTGGCTATCCTACAAGTGATTTAGAGATAGAAGATTGCATTAAGTTCGCAGGTGTTTGTGGATTATTAACTTGTCTTGGTGAAGGCGCTATCGAGCAACAGCCATATTATGAAAAGGTTAATAAATTTTTGGGATCTCTTATTTCGTAG
- a CDS encoding alpha/beta fold hydrolase — protein sequence MSLNKSETWKWKNWEISWSLSKESTSEKNIKILLIHGFGASKNHWRHNQDFLGKFSNCYAIDLLGFGKSSQPSALLNYEPDKENSIKYSFDLWSNQISTFCKEVIKSPVYLVGNSIGGVIALKTAEILKDNCKGVILIDCAQRTMDDKRLKKSDIFMNLLRPFLKTIVRQRVISNTLFTRAANPKVIKKILEQAYPSGKNIDKELIEILYQPSQRKNSKEAFRGFINLFDDYLATDLFDKVNAPIQLIWGEKDPWESLDEAKEWKKEFRNIKRLDIISGAGHCPHDEEPEKTNNLINEFIQETK from the coding sequence GTGTCTTTAAATAAATCTGAAACTTGGAAGTGGAAAAATTGGGAAATTTCTTGGTCTTTATCCAAAGAATCTACTTCTGAAAAAAACATTAAAATTTTGTTAATTCATGGATTTGGAGCATCAAAAAACCACTGGAGACATAATCAAGATTTTCTTGGTAAATTTTCTAATTGCTACGCAATTGACTTATTAGGATTTGGGAAAAGCAGTCAGCCTAGTGCTTTATTAAATTACGAACCTGATAAAGAAAATTCAATTAAATATTCATTTGACTTATGGAGTAATCAAATATCAACATTTTGTAAAGAGGTAATAAAATCTCCTGTTTACTTGGTAGGAAATTCAATTGGTGGTGTTATTGCATTGAAAACTGCTGAAATCCTCAAAGATAATTGCAAAGGTGTAATTTTGATTGATTGTGCGCAAAGAACTATGGATGATAAACGTTTAAAAAAAAGTGATATCTTTATGAATCTGCTGAGGCCCTTTCTCAAAACAATAGTCAGGCAAAGAGTAATTAGTAATACACTTTTTACAAGAGCTGCTAATCCCAAAGTTATAAAGAAAATACTTGAACAAGCTTACCCTTCAGGAAAAAATATCGATAAAGAATTGATTGAAATACTTTATCAACCCTCCCAAAGGAAAAACTCTAAAGAAGCATTTCGTGGTTTTATTAACTTATTTGATGACTATCTTGCTACTGACCTTTTCGATAAAGTAAATGCTCCAATACAATTGATTTGGGGAGAAAAAGATCCTTGGGAATCTTTAGATGAAGCAAAGGAGTGGAAGAAAGAATTCAGAAATATTAAAAGACTAGATATCATAAGCGGAGCTGGTCATTGTCCTCATGATGAAGAACCTGAAAAAACAAATAATTTAATAAATGAATTTATTCAAGAAACAAAATAA
- a CDS encoding RpoD/SigA family RNA polymerase sigma factor, with amino-acid sequence MSSEIINENKLASIASIKASNDVDLVRSYLRDIGRVPLLSHEQEITLGRQVQEYMEVERIELEIIELTGEKPSIDELSAKLNLTTSTIKKRLRAGQRAKERMVAANLRLVVSVAKKYTKRNMELLDLIQEGTIGLVRGVEKFDPARGYKFSTYAYWWIRQGITRAIAEKSRAIRLPIHITEMLNKLKKGQRELSQEMSRTPTVSELAKYVELPEDDVKDLMCKAGQPVSLETKVGDGEDTVLLDLLAGGEDLPDEQIEMDCMRGDLHSLLHQLPDLQCRVLRMRYGMDGDEPMSLTGIGRVLGISRDRVRNLERDGLRGLRRLSDNVEAYFVS; translated from the coding sequence ATGTCCTCTGAAATAATAAATGAAAATAAACTAGCTTCAATCGCAAGTATAAAAGCTAGTAATGATGTTGATCTTGTTCGATCATACTTGAGGGATATAGGAAGAGTTCCATTGCTATCGCATGAGCAAGAAATAACTCTAGGTAGACAAGTGCAAGAGTATATGGAAGTTGAAAGAATAGAACTAGAAATTATTGAATTGACAGGAGAAAAGCCTAGTATTGATGAATTATCGGCCAAATTAAACTTAACCACTTCTACAATAAAAAAAAGATTGAGAGCTGGACAAAGAGCTAAAGAGAGAATGGTTGCAGCTAACTTAAGATTGGTAGTAAGCGTCGCAAAAAAATATACTAAAAGAAACATGGAACTTTTGGATTTAATTCAAGAGGGAACTATAGGACTGGTCAGAGGAGTTGAAAAATTTGATCCAGCAAGAGGTTACAAGTTTTCAACATATGCTTACTGGTGGATTAGACAAGGTATCACAAGAGCAATAGCTGAAAAAAGTCGGGCGATAAGATTGCCAATTCATATAACTGAAATGTTGAATAAGTTAAAAAAAGGTCAAAGAGAACTTAGTCAAGAAATGTCTAGAACTCCAACTGTGAGTGAACTTGCAAAATACGTAGAGCTCCCCGAAGATGACGTTAAAGATTTGATGTGCAAAGCTGGGCAGCCAGTTAGTCTTGAAACAAAAGTTGGTGACGGCGAGGACACTGTTTTATTAGATTTACTTGCAGGTGGCGAGGATTTACCAGACGAACAAATAGAGATGGATTGCATGAGAGGTGATCTGCATTCTCTTTTACATCAATTACCTGATCTTCAATGTAGAGTTTTAAGAATGAGATATGGAATGGATGGTGATGAGCCAATGTCTCTTACAGGTATTGGTAGAGTATTAGGAATAAGTAGAGATCGAGTAAGAAACTTAGAACGAGATGGTCTAAGAGGCTTGAGAAGACTCAGTGATAATGTAGAAGCTTATTTTGTTTCTTGA
- the mgtE gene encoding magnesium transporter — translation MNENNLETVTSLSSDLSKRENITIQLEELLITGNYDEAKLLLEPSQPVDIADAIGSLPLILQALAFRLLKKNEAIEVYEYLDPLVQQTLLERLRSGEVLEIVEKMSPDDRVQLFDELPAKVVRKFLSALSPGERKVTAELLGYEPETAGRLMTTEFIDLKEMQTAEEALSLVRKRAPFTETIYSLYVTDKERHLTGILSLRDLVTADPSRPIGDVMTRDVVNISTNTNQEEVARAIQRYDFLALPVVDKEKRLVGIVTVDDLIDVIEQEATRDIYAAGAVQPGDEDDYFQSSLFTIARRRILWLLILVLANGLTTKVIAMNDQILKEIVLLAAFIPLLIGTGGNVGAQSSTVVIRGLSTQKLKSLGAIKAVVKEAITGALLGVFMMLVVFPFAWWQGEGPLIASAVGISLISITTLAATTGAMLPLLFDRMKLDPALMSSPFITTVTDIAGVFIYLTTAKWLLSSSLV, via the coding sequence ATGAATGAAAATAATCTTGAAACAGTTACATCGCTATCTTCAGATTTAAGTAAAAGAGAAAATATTACTATTCAGCTTGAGGAATTGCTCATCACTGGCAATTATGATGAAGCAAAGTTACTTTTAGAGCCTTCCCAACCTGTTGATATTGCAGATGCTATTGGAAGCCTTCCACTAATATTGCAAGCATTAGCATTTCGGTTATTAAAGAAAAATGAAGCAATCGAGGTTTATGAATATTTAGATCCATTAGTTCAGCAAACTTTATTAGAAAGACTTCGTTCAGGGGAAGTTTTAGAAATTGTTGAAAAAATGTCTCCTGATGATAGGGTTCAACTCTTTGATGAATTACCTGCAAAAGTTGTACGAAAATTTTTGTCTGCTCTTAGTCCTGGTGAAAGGAAAGTAACAGCTGAATTACTTGGATATGAGCCTGAAACTGCTGGAAGATTAATGACAACTGAATTTATAGACCTTAAAGAGATGCAAACAGCAGAAGAAGCTCTTTCTCTGGTAAGAAAAAGAGCCCCATTTACCGAAACTATTTATAGCTTATATGTTACAGACAAAGAAAGACATTTAACTGGTATTCTCTCTTTAAGAGACCTTGTAACTGCTGATCCTTCTAGGCCAATTGGAGACGTCATGACAAGAGATGTAGTAAATATTTCTACCAACACTAATCAAGAAGAGGTTGCTAGAGCAATACAAAGATATGATTTTTTGGCTCTTCCAGTTGTTGATAAGGAAAAAAGACTTGTTGGGATAGTAACTGTCGATGATTTAATTGATGTCATAGAACAAGAAGCAACAAGAGACATTTATGCTGCCGGGGCAGTACAACCTGGAGATGAAGATGATTATTTCCAAAGTAGTTTGTTTACGATTGCTAGAAGAAGAATTTTATGGTTATTAATTTTGGTTTTAGCAAATGGTTTAACGACAAAAGTTATAGCTATGAATGATCAAATCTTAAAAGAAATAGTTTTATTAGCTGCATTTATTCCACTTCTTATAGGTACAGGTGGAAATGTTGGTGCTCAAAGTTCAACGGTTGTCATTAGAGGTTTAAGTACTCAAAAGTTGAAGTCTCTTGGTGCAATTAAGGCAGTAGTTAAGGAGGCAATAACAGGCGCTCTTTTAGGTGTTTTCATGATGCTTGTAGTATTTCCCTTCGCTTGGTGGCAAGGAGAAGGGCCTCTAATAGCTTCTGCTGTGGGAATAAGTTTGATATCTATAACAACTTTAGCTGCTACAACAGGAGCGATGCTCCCTTTGCTTTTTGACAGAATGAAATTGGATCCAGCTTTAATGTCCTCCCCCTTCATTACAACTGTCACCGATATTGCGGGTGTATTTATTTATCTGACTACAGCAAAATGGCTATTAAGCTCTTCATTAGTTTGA
- a CDS encoding FluC/FEX family fluoride channel, which translates to MKINNFIYIILAAYLATFLRLTITNNFFISIIGSFFLGFFISKRLSYSTKKILLSGFFSCFTSFSGFIYFLYKILNQGDWIKFIIYFNLIVIVNLFTMLFGFWISRKIT; encoded by the coding sequence GTGAAAATAAATAATTTTATATATATTATTTTAGCTGCTTACCTAGCTACTTTTTTAAGATTAACTATAACTAATAATTTTTTTATTTCAATAATAGGATCATTTTTCTTGGGTTTTTTTATCAGTAAGAGATTAAGCTATTCAACTAAAAAAATTTTATTGAGTGGTTTTTTTTCTTGCTTTACATCCTTTAGCGGATTTATATATTTTTTGTACAAAATTTTAAATCAAGGAGATTGGATAAAATTTATAATTTATTTTAATTTAATCGTCATCGTTAATTTATTCACAATGCTGTTCGGCTTCTGGATAAGTAGAAAAATTACTTAG
- a CDS encoding FluC/FEX family fluoride channel, whose amino-acid sequence MDFSSISIILLGSTFGLILRIFIQNNFKKSIGFDIQNTSIVNFLSSFFLGILVALNFNNKEILVLFYGGFLGCFSTFSSFIYQLFILFKKRKFLILFFHYILVITFSFLFFYLGYFLIQFFLK is encoded by the coding sequence TTGGATTTTAGTTCAATAAGTATAATTTTACTCGGCAGTACTTTTGGATTAATACTTAGGATATTCATACAAAATAATTTTAAAAAAAGTATAGGTTTTGATATTCAAAATACTTCAATAGTAAATTTTTTATCATCTTTTTTTTTAGGAATATTAGTAGCTTTAAATTTTAATAATAAAGAAATATTAGTATTATTTTATGGCGGTTTTTTAGGATGTTTTAGTACATTTTCTTCTTTTATATATCAGCTATTTATCCTATTTAAAAAGAGAAAATTTCTAATATTATTTTTCCACTATATTTTGGTGATTACTTTTTCATTCCTTTTCTTTTATTTAGGTTATTTTCTTATTCAGTTTTTTTTAAAGTGA
- the gyrB gene encoding DNA topoisomerase (ATP-hydrolyzing) subunit B, with protein MSEDKRSNKISNDYGADQIQVLEGLEPVRKRPGMYIGSTGPRGLHHLVYEVVDNSVDEALAGHCDHIEIVLRADGSAFISDNGRGIPTDIHPRTGKSALETVLTVLHAGGKFGSGGYKVSGGLHGVGISVVNALSEWVNVTVYRDGSEFNQRFEKGVSKGELQAKKQTGKPFKKGTSICFKPDKTIFSGGIEFEYALLSSRLRELAYLNGGVKIVFRDERNQLSDGSFKEEIYLYQGGIKEYVEYMNAEKDSIHPEIIYVDSQKENVYVEAALQWCSDVYSDNILGFANNIRTIDGGTHIEGLKTVLTRTFNNLAKKRGKRKDIEKNLAGENIREGLTVVLSVKVPDPEFEGQTKTKLGNTEVRGIVDSLIGEALTKYMEFNPAILDLILEKAIQSFNAAEAARRARELVRRKSVLESSTLPGKLADCSSRDPSESEIYIVEGDSAGGSAKQGRDRNFQAILPLRGKILNIEKTDDTKIYKNTEIQSLITALGLGIKGEEFDESSLRYHRVVIMTDADVDGAHIRTLLLTFFYRYQRELVEKGFIYIACPPLYKVERGKNHNYCYNENQLKDTIQGFGENANYNIQRFKGLGEMMPKQLWDTTMNPQTRMMKRVEIEDALEADRIFNILMGDKVAPRREFIETHSGNLDMATLDI; from the coding sequence ATGAGTGAGGACAAAAGATCTAATAAAATCTCAAATGATTATGGCGCGGATCAGATTCAGGTTTTAGAGGGGTTAGAACCAGTTCGAAAACGACCTGGTATGTATATAGGTTCAACAGGGCCTAGGGGATTACATCATTTAGTATATGAGGTAGTTGATAACTCAGTTGATGAAGCACTTGCAGGACATTGTGATCACATTGAAATAGTTCTTCGAGCAGATGGTTCTGCTTTTATTTCTGATAATGGAAGAGGTATTCCAACAGATATTCATCCAAGAACAGGGAAAAGTGCCCTAGAGACTGTACTAACTGTTCTGCATGCAGGAGGTAAATTTGGAAGTGGTGGTTATAAAGTCTCAGGGGGTTTGCATGGAGTTGGAATATCTGTAGTTAATGCTCTAAGCGAATGGGTTAATGTGACTGTTTATAGGGATGGAAGCGAATTTAATCAAAGATTTGAAAAAGGTGTATCAAAGGGTGAATTGCAAGCTAAAAAGCAGACTGGTAAGCCATTTAAGAAAGGGACAAGTATTTGCTTTAAACCCGACAAAACTATTTTTTCTGGCGGAATTGAGTTTGAATATGCTCTTCTTTCTTCTAGATTAAGGGAATTAGCTTATCTAAATGGCGGAGTAAAAATTGTTTTTAGAGATGAAAGAAATCAATTATCAGATGGTTCCTTTAAAGAAGAAATTTATTTGTATCAAGGAGGTATTAAAGAATATGTTGAATACATGAATGCTGAAAAAGATTCTATTCATCCTGAAATAATTTATGTTGACTCACAGAAAGAAAATGTATATGTAGAAGCAGCTTTACAATGGTGTTCAGATGTATATTCAGATAATATTTTAGGGTTTGCGAATAATATTAGAACTATTGATGGAGGGACTCACATTGAAGGGTTAAAAACAGTTCTGACAAGAACTTTCAATAATCTTGCAAAAAAGAGGGGCAAAAGAAAAGATATTGAAAAAAATTTAGCTGGCGAAAATATTAGAGAGGGTTTGACTGTTGTTTTATCGGTAAAAGTCCCAGATCCCGAATTTGAAGGGCAAACAAAAACAAAGTTAGGAAATACTGAAGTACGAGGAATTGTGGATTCTCTCATTGGGGAGGCTCTTACAAAATATATGGAATTCAATCCTGCAATTTTGGATTTGATCCTTGAAAAAGCAATTCAATCATTTAATGCAGCAGAAGCTGCGAGAAGGGCTAGAGAATTAGTAAGAAGAAAAAGTGTTCTAGAAAGTTCCACTTTACCTGGCAAATTAGCAGATTGTAGTTCTAGAGATCCCTCAGAATCAGAAATTTATATAGTTGAAGGAGATTCAGCTGGAGGTTCTGCAAAACAAGGACGAGATAGAAATTTTCAGGCTATTTTGCCTCTCAGGGGAAAAATTCTTAATATTGAAAAAACTGACGATACTAAAATATATAAAAATACAGAAATACAGTCATTAATAACAGCTCTAGGATTAGGAATAAAAGGAGAGGAGTTCGACGAAAGCTCTTTGAGATATCATAGGGTTGTTATTATGACGGATGCTGATGTTGACGGTGCTCATATAAGAACTTTATTGCTGACATTTTTTTATAGATACCAAAGAGAACTTGTTGAGAAAGGTTTTATATATATTGCTTGTCCCCCTCTTTATAAAGTTGAAAGAGGTAAAAATCATAATTACTGTTATAACGAGAATCAATTAAAGGATACAATTCAAGGTTTTGGAGAAAATGCAAATTATAATATTCAAAGATTTAAGGGACTTGGTGAGATGATGCCAAAACAATTATGGGATACAACTATGAATCCCCAAACGAGGATGATGAAAAGGGTTGAAATCGAAGATGCACTTGAAGCTGACAGAATATTTAATATATTAATGGGAGATAAAGTTGCACCAAGAAGAGAATTTATTGAAACCCATAGTGGCAACTTAGATATGGCAACTTTAGACATATGA